From one Streptomyces sp. R41 genomic stretch:
- a CDS encoding DUF6777 domain-containing protein has protein sequence MSVEPPPSGRPTGPPSGPLSGPSEPTPTQPDGRAPTEPPGGAGGGGGSGGGGPGGPDESGKGPERHWWKSAPRIALISGAVAAAVILGLVFSNSNSGGGKNTAGEVFLQAAGTSGPDPYTESSANDSSGAPETPTVSTGSEAANVTRGVDGSAPGLYSGTRNVSSCNVEKQISSLQADPAKNRAFASVQGIQPSGVPAYLRSLTPVQLRVDTRVTNHGYRNGASTSYQSVFQAGTSVLVDSRGVPRVRCACGNPVAEPVQQKTTPKPTGDSWPSYRPQNVVVVAPSVTVINVFIIFDPHHDEWIARRKGDNVHHDQKTHRPPRSPFPSVSVSSPTPSSPSPKSPSPKSPSPCASSPGGASKCPPTSPSPASSSPSSTSKSPSSESSSPSSTSKSPSSESSSPSSTSKSPSEPSASESPSTKSPSTEPPTTPTSEPASGSASADRTAESSSAQTESAPAPSSAPPNSAPEEPPENSQAPEESSVQ, from the coding sequence GTGAGCGTCGAACCGCCGCCCTCAGGCCGACCCACCGGACCGCCTTCGGGCCCCCTGTCGGGTCCTTCCGAGCCGACCCCGACCCAGCCGGACGGCCGCGCACCCACGGAACCGCCTGGCGGTGCGGGCGGTGGCGGCGGCTCGGGTGGCGGTGGTCCGGGCGGCCCGGACGAGTCGGGCAAGGGGCCGGAGCGGCACTGGTGGAAGTCGGCGCCCCGCATCGCGCTGATATCCGGTGCCGTCGCGGCCGCGGTGATCCTGGGTCTCGTCTTCAGCAACAGCAACTCCGGCGGCGGGAAGAACACCGCCGGCGAGGTCTTCCTCCAGGCCGCGGGGACGTCCGGCCCCGACCCCTACACCGAGTCGTCGGCGAACGACAGTTCCGGCGCGCCCGAGACCCCCACGGTGTCGACCGGGTCGGAAGCCGCCAACGTGACACGTGGCGTGGACGGTTCCGCGCCCGGCCTCTACAGCGGCACCCGCAACGTCTCCAGCTGCAACGTGGAGAAGCAGATCAGCTCCTTGCAGGCGGACCCGGCGAAGAACAGGGCGTTCGCCTCGGTGCAGGGCATCCAGCCGTCCGGGGTCCCGGCGTATCTGCGCTCGCTCACCCCGGTACAGCTGCGGGTGGACACCCGCGTCACCAATCACGGCTACCGCAACGGCGCCTCCACCAGCTACCAGTCGGTCTTCCAGGCGGGCACCTCCGTCCTCGTCGACTCCCGAGGCGTGCCCCGCGTTCGGTGCGCGTGCGGCAACCCGGTGGCGGAGCCGGTCCAGCAGAAGACCACGCCCAAGCCGACCGGCGACTCGTGGCCGTCGTACCGGCCACAGAACGTCGTGGTCGTCGCGCCCTCGGTCACGGTCATCAACGTGTTCATCATCTTCGACCCCCACCACGACGAGTGGATCGCCCGGCGCAAGGGCGACAACGTCCACCACGATCAGAAGACGCATCGGCCGCCGCGCTCGCCCTTCCCGTCGGTGAGTGTCTCCTCCCCGACGCCGAGTTCGCCGTCGCCGAAGTCCCCGTCGCCGAAGTCCCCGTCGCCGTGCGCCTCTTCGCCGGGCGGCGCGAGCAAGTGCCCTCCGACCTCTCCGTCTCCGGCATCCTCGTCGCCTTCGTCGACGTCGAAGTCCCCGTCGTCCGAGTCCTCGTCGCCCTCGTCGACCTCGAAGTCCCCGTCGTCCGAGTCCTCGTCACCTTCGTCGACCTCGAAGTCCCCGTCTGAGCCGTCGGCATCCGAGTCCCCGTCCACCAAGTCCCCGTCCACGGAGCCTCCGACGACGCCCACGTCGGAGCCGGCGTCCGGCTCCGCTTCCGCCGATCGCACGGCGGAGTCCTCGTCCGCGCAGACGGAGTCCGCGCCGGCGCCCTCCTCCGCCCCGCCCAACAGCGCCCCGGAAGAACCGCCCGAGAATTCCCAGGCCCCTGAGGAGTCGTCGGTCCAGTGA
- a CDS encoding streptophobe family protein: MSRRTPSDQAVARNGARTAARHGWVQAVVAVLAGLIVMGVVAALGLWAAGATDLPDNAFPRVVAATVVTAVGGTVEFAGAAGVIAETQAGLTVIPLSVTLAGALVIAAGFLRPLRHRAVAGAAELAGWAARFGVLWALALVGIALFARQNFEISLGNGTIADIGELFGTTPKVGFTTDVPQTLGFGVLWLAGVFVLALLVSPGAPLPARLLRFQESVRPAAFAMVALLLTYVALGVVIALVVAATRGHASATFALILLGLPNLVWLSLTIGLGATWNGRVDGPFGLPMPHLLDEVLRTPDVSTLNLHTLAEHDGRVWWLVVVDAVLLLAAAFLMAARSPARMRAWQHAVHMAVALVLTVLMICLVVRISAHYGLSIVGIGDIGGGLQGELFLKPQVWTALGFAVLWGLVTGFLGGLLAKRVHRKGEVKAAAPERS; this comes from the coding sequence GTGAGCCGGCGAACACCGTCCGACCAGGCAGTTGCCCGCAACGGTGCGCGGACTGCCGCCCGCCACGGCTGGGTCCAGGCCGTCGTGGCCGTGCTGGCCGGACTGATCGTCATGGGGGTGGTCGCCGCACTCGGATTGTGGGCGGCGGGTGCCACGGACCTTCCCGACAACGCGTTCCCGCGGGTCGTCGCGGCCACCGTCGTGACGGCGGTCGGCGGCACTGTCGAGTTCGCGGGTGCCGCCGGAGTCATCGCCGAGACCCAGGCGGGTCTGACGGTGATTCCACTGTCGGTCACGCTGGCCGGAGCCCTGGTGATCGCGGCCGGTTTCCTGCGGCCGTTGCGGCACCGGGCCGTCGCCGGCGCCGCCGAACTGGCCGGATGGGCCGCCCGGTTCGGCGTCCTGTGGGCGCTGGCCCTTGTCGGCATCGCGCTGTTCGCCCGCCAGAACTTCGAGATCTCCCTGGGGAACGGGACCATCGCCGACATTGGTGAACTCTTCGGCACCACGCCCAAGGTGGGCTTCACGACCGACGTGCCGCAGACCCTGGGCTTCGGGGTGCTGTGGCTGGCGGGCGTGTTCGTCCTCGCCCTGCTGGTCTCGCCCGGGGCACCGCTTCCCGCGCGGCTGCTGCGGTTCCAGGAGTCGGTGCGTCCGGCCGCCTTCGCCATGGTCGCGCTGCTGCTCACGTACGTCGCCCTGGGCGTGGTCATCGCGCTGGTGGTGGCGGCGACCCGCGGGCACGCCTCCGCGACGTTCGCCCTGATCCTCCTGGGGCTCCCGAACCTCGTCTGGCTCAGCCTCACGATCGGCTTGGGCGCCACCTGGAACGGCCGGGTGGACGGGCCCTTCGGGCTGCCGATGCCGCATCTGCTCGACGAGGTGCTGCGCACCCCGGACGTCTCCACGCTCAACCTCCACACGCTCGCCGAGCACGACGGCAGAGTGTGGTGGCTGGTGGTTGTCGACGCGGTGCTGCTCCTCGCGGCCGCGTTCCTGATGGCGGCGCGCTCACCGGCTCGGATGCGGGCCTGGCAGCACGCCGTGCACATGGCGGTCGCGCTCGTGCTCACGGTGCTGATGATCTGTCTCGTCGTCCGGATCTCGGCGCACTACGGCCTGTCGATCGTCGGCATCGGCGACATCGGCGGCGGCCTGCAGGGCGAACTCTTCCTGAAACCCCAGGTGTGGACCGCGCTCGGGTTCGCCGTGCTGTGGGGACTGGTCACCGGATTCCTGGGCGGCCTGCTGGCGAAACGCGTCCACCGGAAGGGCGAGGTCAAAGCAGCCGCCCCCGAAAGGAGTTGA
- a CDS encoding serine/threonine-protein kinase: MDGSRHDTSLFAGNPSDLIGRTIAGYRIEEEIGRGGMAVVYRAKDLRLDRTVALKLLAPGLARNDTFRGRFTHESRVAAAIEHPNIVPVFEAGEADGVLYIAMRFVIGRDLRQLLDREGPLPVVVAARIGVQVASALDAAHDHGLVHRDVKPGNILVAQGTDSDHPEHVYLTDFGLTKKSLSLTGFTNVGEFVGTLDYVAPEQISGKPVDGRCDVYSLACVVYEMMAGNPPFEREDDMALLWAHQYDRPPALTAQRPDIAADVDAVLAKSLAKSPEDRYDSCLAFMAALRAAARGASGAGRKPAQAEAVAAGTPGYSGPPPQPPSWARPVFPR, from the coding sequence ATGGACGGCTCCCGGCACGACACCAGTCTGTTCGCGGGGAATCCGTCCGATCTGATCGGACGGACCATCGCGGGTTACCGGATCGAGGAGGAGATCGGCCGAGGCGGGATGGCCGTCGTCTACCGTGCCAAGGACCTGCGTCTGGACCGCACCGTCGCCCTCAAGCTGCTCGCGCCGGGGCTCGCCCGCAATGACACCTTCCGCGGCCGCTTCACCCATGAGTCGCGGGTGGCCGCCGCCATCGAACATCCGAACATCGTGCCGGTCTTCGAGGCGGGCGAGGCGGACGGTGTCCTGTACATCGCCATGCGGTTCGTCATCGGGCGCGACCTGCGCCAGCTGCTCGACCGCGAGGGGCCCCTCCCGGTCGTGGTGGCCGCCCGGATCGGCGTCCAGGTCGCCTCGGCGCTGGACGCGGCCCACGACCACGGCCTGGTGCACCGGGACGTGAAACCCGGCAACATCCTGGTGGCGCAGGGCACCGACAGCGACCACCCCGAGCACGTCTACCTCACGGACTTCGGCCTGACGAAGAAGTCGCTGTCGTTGACCGGGTTCACGAACGTCGGCGAGTTCGTCGGCACGCTCGACTACGTCGCACCGGAGCAGATCTCGGGAAAGCCGGTGGACGGCCGGTGCGACGTCTACAGCCTCGCCTGCGTCGTCTACGAGATGATGGCCGGGAATCCGCCCTTCGAGCGCGAGGACGACATGGCGCTGCTGTGGGCCCACCAGTACGACCGGCCGCCGGCCCTGACCGCTCAGCGCCCCGACATCGCCGCCGACGTCGACGCCGTCCTCGCCAAGTCGCTCGCGAAGAGCCCCGAGGACCGGTACGACTCGTGCCTCGCCTTCATGGCCGCGCTGCGAGCAGCGGCGCGAGGCGCCTCGGGCGCGGGCAGGAAACCGGCTCAGGCCGAAGCCGTAGCCGCGGGAACACCGGGGTATTCCGGTCCGCCACCGCAGCCGCCGAGCTGGGCCCGGCCGGTCTTCCCACGCTAG
- a CDS encoding FHA domain-containing protein: MRERPVASTAPELVLETETGSTVMSPGRDYHVGRDPMSDVVLDDVRVSWHHAVLRPEDDHWTLEDENSKNGTYADGRRVHEWGVGPGSVIHFANPSDGPRAVLVSRPPATTERPSAVSTPAATGTFRQPSTVRPLPERTVRIGRGGDNDLVVDELVVSRRHAELRTRPDGTYEIVDLGSHNGTFLNGRPVERAPVTPGDIVGIGHSAFCLVGDQLQEYVDTGEVSLDVQDLTVEVDRGRKTLLDKVSFPVGEKCLLAVVGPSGAGKSTLLNALTGQRPADRGTVLYDGRDLYRDYAELRQRIGLVPQDDILHTQLTVRRALGYAAELRFPQDTAKAERRARVDEVIRELGLEQRVGQPIHSLSGGQRKRVSVALELLTKPSLLFLDEPTSGLDPGMDRSVMHMLRGLADDGRTVIVVTHSVLSLEVCDRLLVLAPGGKVAYYGPPDDTLAFFGYRHWPEAFEAFERDEGRDWAGEYRDSPFHQEYIDNSSAQPHLPPAAPAAVVGPPPKAQSWGAQLGTLVRRYAAVLSADRTFLAVMIGLPCVMGAMAHAVAGSRLTVETAMNVLLILCIGGVLTGAANAVRELVKERVIYQRERAVGLSRSAYLMSKIVVLGTITVVQAVVLSLVALFGVDLNAPGGKGVLMPPLLEITVAVALLAFAAMMLGLVVSAAVTKEEVTMPLLVLLAIVQVVFSGALLKLDGVPGMEQLAWFVPARWALGAMAGTVGLARIVPGPLTADSLFRHSSGVWLLNVWMLVVLSVVFGYVVVRLLRRYEPAVMRK; the protein is encoded by the coding sequence ATGCGAGAGCGGCCGGTCGCCTCGACTGCGCCCGAACTCGTCCTCGAGACCGAGACGGGCTCCACGGTGATGAGCCCGGGCCGCGACTATCACGTCGGGCGCGATCCCATGAGTGACGTGGTCCTCGACGACGTCCGGGTCTCGTGGCACCACGCGGTGCTGCGGCCCGAGGACGATCACTGGACGCTCGAGGACGAGAACAGCAAGAACGGCACCTACGCCGACGGCCGGCGCGTCCACGAGTGGGGCGTGGGACCGGGCAGCGTCATCCACTTCGCCAATCCCTCCGACGGCCCGCGCGCCGTCCTCGTCAGCCGCCCGCCGGCCACCACGGAGCGCCCCTCCGCCGTCTCCACACCCGCGGCCACCGGCACCTTCCGGCAGCCATCCACCGTACGGCCGCTACCGGAGCGCACCGTCCGCATCGGCCGCGGCGGCGACAACGACCTGGTCGTCGACGAGCTGGTGGTCTCCCGACGGCACGCGGAATTGCGCACCCGCCCGGACGGGACGTACGAGATCGTCGACCTCGGCAGTCACAACGGCACGTTCCTCAACGGCCGGCCCGTCGAGCGCGCTCCGGTCACTCCGGGTGACATCGTCGGCATCGGCCACTCCGCGTTCTGCCTCGTCGGCGACCAGCTGCAGGAGTACGTCGACACGGGCGAGGTCTCCCTGGATGTCCAGGACCTCACCGTCGAGGTCGACCGGGGGCGCAAAACGCTTCTCGACAAGGTGTCCTTTCCCGTCGGCGAGAAATGCCTGCTCGCCGTCGTGGGCCCGAGCGGCGCCGGAAAGTCCACGCTCCTCAACGCCCTGACCGGGCAGCGCCCCGCCGACCGTGGCACCGTCCTCTACGACGGCCGCGACCTCTACCGCGACTACGCCGAGCTGCGCCAGCGCATCGGCCTGGTCCCGCAGGACGACATCCTGCACACACAGCTGACCGTGCGCCGGGCCCTCGGGTACGCCGCCGAGCTGCGCTTCCCGCAGGACACCGCGAAGGCGGAGCGCCGCGCGCGGGTCGACGAGGTGATCCGCGAGCTGGGCCTGGAGCAGCGCGTCGGCCAGCCCATCCACAGCCTGTCCGGCGGCCAGCGCAAGCGGGTCAGCGTGGCCCTGGAACTGCTGACCAAGCCGTCGCTGCTGTTCCTCGACGAGCCGACCTCGGGTCTCGACCCCGGCATGGACCGCTCGGTGATGCACATGCTGCGCGGCCTCGCCGACGACGGCCGTACGGTCATCGTGGTCACCCACAGCGTGCTCAGCCTCGAGGTCTGCGACCGGCTCCTGGTGCTCGCGCCCGGCGGCAAGGTCGCCTACTACGGCCCGCCCGACGACACCCTCGCCTTCTTCGGCTACCGGCACTGGCCCGAGGCGTTCGAGGCCTTCGAGCGGGACGAGGGCAGAGACTGGGCGGGGGAGTACCGGGACTCGCCGTTCCACCAGGAGTACATCGACAACTCCAGCGCACAGCCGCATCTGCCGCCGGCCGCCCCCGCCGCCGTGGTCGGACCGCCGCCCAAGGCCCAGAGCTGGGGCGCGCAACTCGGCACCCTGGTGCGCCGGTACGCGGCCGTGCTCAGCGCCGACCGGACCTTCCTCGCCGTCATGATCGGGTTGCCGTGTGTGATGGGCGCGATGGCCCACGCCGTGGCCGGCAGCAGACTGACGGTGGAGACGGCGATGAACGTGCTGCTCATCCTCTGCATCGGCGGAGTCCTGACGGGCGCGGCCAACGCCGTGCGCGAACTGGTGAAGGAGCGGGTCATCTACCAGCGGGAGCGCGCCGTCGGCCTGTCCCGATCGGCGTACCTGATGTCGAAGATCGTCGTCCTCGGCACGATCACCGTCGTTCAGGCCGTCGTGCTGAGCCTCGTCGCCCTGTTCGGCGTCGACCTCAACGCGCCCGGCGGCAAAGGGGTCCTCATGCCGCCGCTCCTCGAGATCACGGTCGCCGTGGCCCTGCTCGCCTTCGCCGCGATGATGCTCGGCCTCGTCGTCTCCGCCGCGGTGACCAAGGAGGAGGTCACCATGCCGCTGCTGGTGCTGCTCGCCATCGTCCAGGTGGTCTTCAGCGGTGCGCTGTTGAAGTTGGACGGGGTGCCCGGCATGGAGCAACTGGCCTGGTTCGTGCCCGCGCGCTGGGCCCTGGGCGCGATGGCGGGGACCGTCGGGCTGGCCCGGATCGTCCCGGGGCCCCTGACCGCCGACTCGCTGTTCCGGCACTCGTCCGGCGTCTGGCTGCTGAACGTGTGGATGCTGGTCGTGCTCTCCGTCGTCTTCGGATACGTGGTGGTCCGCCTGTTGCGGCGGTACGAACCCGCGGTCATGCGGAAGTAG